In Humulus lupulus chromosome 7, drHumLupu1.1, whole genome shotgun sequence, the following are encoded in one genomic region:
- the LOC133788277 gene encoding deaminated glutathione amidase, chloroplastic/cytosolic-like isoform X2, whose protein sequence is MHAAWMLTSPVKEAASARAKLICFPENCAFVGAKEGESLKIAEPLDGPIMKRYCSLARESCIWLSLGGFQEKGPDEQHLCNTHVVIDDNGNIKSTYKKIHLWFLFSLLFLDRIYNKENLEKITQQLEA, encoded by the exons ATGCACGCCGCCTGGATGCTCACCTCGCCTGTGAAG GAAGCAGCTTCAGCTAGGGCGAAATTGATCTGTTTTCCAGAAAATTGCGCATTCGTTGGTGCCAAGGAGGGAGAAAGTCTCAAAATAGCAGAACCTTTAGATGGACCTATAATGAAACGATATTGTTCTCTAGCAAG AGAATCATGTATTTGGTTATCACTTGGAGGATTCCAAGAGAAAGGACCTGATGAGCAACATTTGTGTAATACCCATGTTGTAATTGATGATAACGGGAACATTAAAAGCACTTACAAGAAGATACATTTGT GGTTTCTGTTTTCTCTACTGTTTCTGGATCGTATATATAATAAGGAG AATTTGGAAAAGATTACGCAGCAACTAGAAGCTTAA
- the LOC133788277 gene encoding deaminated glutathione amidase, chloroplastic/cytosolic-like isoform X1 produces the protein MHAAWMLTSPVKEAASARAKLICFPENCAFVGAKEGESLKIAEPLDGPIMKRYCSLASVLMLSIGCRESCIWLSLGGFQEKGPDEQHLCNTHVVIDDNGNIKSTYKKIHLFLFSLLFLDRIYNKENLEKITQQLEA, from the exons ATGCACGCCGCCTGGATGCTCACCTCGCCTGTGAAG GAAGCAGCTTCAGCTAGGGCGAAATTGATCTGTTTTCCAGAAAATTGCGCATTCGTTGGTGCCAAGGAGGGAGAAAGTCTCAAAATAGCAGAACCTTTAGATGGACCTATAATGAAACGATATTGTTCTCTAGCAAG TGTCCTAATGTTATCAATTGGTTGTAGAGAATCATGTATTTGGTTATCACTTGGAGGATTCCAAGAGAAAGGACCTGATGAGCAACATTTGTGTAATACCCATGTTGTAATTGATGATAACGGGAACATTAAAAGCACTTACAAGAAGATACATTT GTTTCTGTTTTCTCTACTGTTTCTGGATCGTATATATAATAAGGAG AATTTGGAAAAGATTACGCAGCAACTAGAAGCTTAA